The following proteins are co-located in the Ancylothrix sp. D3o genome:
- a CDS encoding R3H domain-containing nucleic acid-binding protein has protein sequence MQITDDLNKLLDILPETIRAALQQHPQISSLIEVVMDLGRLPEARFPGGAEYLSDKPVCLENLNYTIKHLGEFGGDNRAGIEQTLHRISAIRNRKNEVIGLTCRVGRAVFGTINMIRDLVETGKSILMLGRPGVGKTTALREIARILADDLQKRVVIIDTSNEIAGDGDIPHPAIGRARRMQVARPELQHQVMIEAVENHMPEVIVIDEIGTELEALAARTIAERGVQLVGTAHGNQIENLIKNPTLADLIGGIQAVTLGDDEARRRGSQKTVLERKAPPTFEIAVEMQERQRWVVHEQVAETVDILLRNRLPSPQIRTVSSSGKVTVTRELPPAPALSANTPRLAEAPQGWRASGQMMPLKNGLQTRRETPQSQYFEQLLDAEMEANAESAPVPVSDGRVERYFGPNGEELPIHIYPYAVSRHQLEQVIQVMNLPVVLTKDMDSADAVLALRSHVKNHSKLRHISKARQLPIYTIKSSSIPQITRALRRLLEMDDPQMPEEAELGLFTGSGSEDEIEALEEARLAVEQIVIPKGQPVELLPRSAKVRKMQHELVEHYRLKSSSFGEEPNRRLRIYPA, from the coding sequence ATGCAAATAACAGACGATCTCAACAAACTGTTAGATATTTTGCCAGAAACGATCCGCGCGGCACTGCAACAACACCCGCAAATCAGCAGCCTCATTGAAGTGGTAATGGATCTCGGACGTCTGCCAGAGGCTCGCTTTCCTGGGGGGGCAGAATATCTTTCAGACAAGCCGGTGTGTTTGGAAAATCTCAACTACACGATTAAGCACCTGGGAGAATTTGGGGGCGATAATCGTGCAGGTATTGAGCAAACCCTACACCGCATCAGCGCCATTCGCAATCGCAAAAATGAAGTGATTGGCTTAACTTGCCGCGTCGGACGGGCTGTATTTGGCACGATCAATATGATCCGCGACTTGGTGGAAACCGGCAAATCAATTTTAATGCTGGGCCGGCCAGGGGTAGGCAAAACCACCGCTTTGCGCGAAATTGCCCGAATTTTGGCAGATGATTTGCAAAAACGGGTGGTGATTATTGACACCTCTAATGAAATTGCCGGTGATGGCGATATCCCCCACCCAGCCATCGGACGCGCTCGACGGATGCAAGTGGCTCGCCCGGAATTGCAACACCAGGTAATGATTGAGGCGGTGGAAAACCATATGCCAGAAGTCATTGTCATTGATGAAATTGGCACCGAGTTGGAAGCATTGGCGGCTCGGACGATTGCAGAGCGAGGAGTTCAGCTTGTGGGAACGGCGCACGGCAATCAAATTGAAAACTTAATTAAAAACCCGACACTGGCTGATTTAATCGGCGGTATCCAAGCGGTGACGCTGGGAGATGATGAGGCCCGCCGCCGGGGTTCACAAAAAACTGTGCTGGAACGTAAGGCACCACCGACGTTTGAAATTGCGGTGGAAATGCAAGAACGTCAACGCTGGGTGGTACATGAACAAGTGGCCGAAACAGTGGATATTTTGCTGCGAAATCGCTTGCCTTCTCCGCAAATTCGCACAGTGTCGAGTTCCGGTAAGGTGACGGTGACGCGGGAATTGCCACCGGCCCCGGCTTTGAGTGCAAATACTCCGCGTTTGGCAGAGGCTCCTCAAGGATGGCGAGCTTCTGGTCAAATGATGCCGTTGAAAAACGGGCTACAAACGCGCCGCGAAACTCCTCAATCTCAGTATTTTGAGCAGTTGCTTGATGCGGAGATGGAGGCAAACGCTGAGTCGGCCCCTGTGCCGGTGAGTGATGGTCGGGTGGAGCGTTATTTTGGCCCGAATGGCGAAGAGTTGCCGATTCATATTTATCCATACGCGGTGAGCCGGCACCAGTTGGAGCAGGTGATCCAGGTGATGAATTTGCCGGTGGTTTTGACGAAGGATATGGATAGTGCAGATGCGGTTTTGGCACTGCGCTCTCATGTTAAAAATCACTCGAAATTACGGCATATTTCTAAGGCGCGTCAGTTGCCGATTTATACGATTAAATCGAGCAGTATTCCTCAAATTACGCGGGCTCTACGTCGGCTTTTGGAGATGGATGATCCGCAAATGCCCGAAGAAGCTGAACTCGGTTTGTTTACCGGCAGTGGTAGTGAGGATGAGATTGAGGCGCTGGAGGAGGCAAGATTGGCGGTTGAGCAAATTGTGATTCCCAAGGGGCAGCCGGTGGAGTTGTTGCCGCGTTCGGCAAAAGTCCGCAAGATGCAGCATGAATTGGTGGAGCATTATCGGCTCAAATCTTCTAGTTTTGGCGAAGAACCTAACCGACGTTTGAGGATTTATCCGGCTTAG